The Montipora capricornis isolate CH-2021 chromosome 3, ASM3666992v2, whole genome shotgun sequence genome window below encodes:
- the LOC138042620 gene encoding coatomer subunit beta-like, whose product MTTAELPCYTLINVLSDSEALSEQKLAEDLEKGDLRVKTESLKKVIQQILNGEKMPSLLMVIIKFLMPLDDHTIKKLLLIFWEIVPKTGKDGKLLQEMILVCDAYRKDLQHPNEYIRGSTLRFLCKLKEAELLEPLMPTIRNCLEHRHSYVRRNAVMAIYTIYRNFDFLIPDAPELVHTFLEQEQDASCKRNAFMMLIHVDQDRALEYLSTCIDQVNTFGDILQLVIVELIYKVCHANPAERSRFIRCIYNLLNSSSPAVRYEAAGTLVTLSSAPTAVKSAASCYIELIVKESDNNVKLIVLDRLIALKDNPSQEKVLRELVMDILRVLSSPDLEVRKKTLQLVLDLVTSRNIHEVVAVLKKEVTKTHNESEHEDIGGYRQMLVRTLHTCSVKFPDVAVSIVPLLMEFLGDTNEQAAFDVLLFVREAVQRFEQLKPVIMEKLLENFHTIKTVKIHRHALWIMGEYAISKQDILDVMDEIKKGLGEVPIVDDEMKRAAGDVPEGSDSALSPQSVGGRRLVTADGTYATQSALSAPGLTSLLKKDEEKRPPLRQYLLDGEFFVGAAIACTLTKLALRYLDIEENKERQNVLCANCMLIMASILHLGKSGIPKKVITDDDVDRISLCVRVVAERVPLMKNIFTVECRNSLSSMLDANKRGEDEKVNKIDLDKVLSVQVDDPIPFMQLLAKSDSGISEDQFALALSQAVGSVGGKKEDELVGSKLNKVAQLTGFSDPVYAEAYVNVNQYDIVLDLLIVNQTSDTLQNVTLELATLGDLKLVEKPQPIMLGPNDFSNIKANVKVSSTENGIIFGNIVYDVSGGTGDRNCVVLNDIHIDIMDYIVPATCTDSDFRQMWAEFEWENKVTVNTNITDLREYLDHLIASTNMKCLTPEKALAGECGFMAANLYARSIFGEDALANVSIEKPSNQSGPSVTGHVRIRAKSQGMALSLGDKINLSQKKTTK is encoded by the exons ATGACCACGGCGGAACTACCTTGTTATACGTTAATCAACGTTCTCTCCGATTCAGAAGCCTTAAGTGAGCAAAAACTTGCTGAAGATCTCG AAAAAGGTGATCTGAGGGTTAAGACAGAATCACTGAAGAAAGTGATCCAACAGATATTGAATGGAGAGAAGATGCCATCACTTCTTATGGTTATCATCAAGTTTCTCATGCCACTGGATGATCACACCATAAAAAAACTTCTTCTGATTTTCTGGGAAATTGTCCCAAAAACTGGCAAAGATGGTAAATTGTTGCAGGAGATGATTTTGGTTTGTGATGCATATAGAAAG GACCTTCAACATCCGAATGAGTATATTAGAGGCTCTACGCTAAGGTTCCTCTGCAAGCTGAAG gaaGCTGAGTTGTTGGAGCCCCTTATGCCAACTATCAGAAATTGTTTGGAGCATCGCCACTCTTATGTGCGACGTAATGCTGTTATGGCTATCTACACCATTTATAG AAACTTTGATTTTCTCATTCCTGATGCACCAGAGTTGGTTCATACATTCCTGGAGCAGGAACAGGATGCATCTTGCAAACGCAATGCCTTCATGATGCTTATTCATGTTGATCAG GACCGTGCTTTGGAATACCTGAGTACATGCATTGATCAGGTCAACACATTTGGTGATATACTGCAGTTGGTAATCGTTGAACTGATTTACAAG GTTTGCCACGCTAACCCAGCAGAGAGGTCACGTTTTATACGATGCATCTACAACTTGCTGAATTCTTCATCACCTGCCGTGCGTTATGAAGCTGCTGGAACTTTGGTTACACTATCATCTGCTCCAACTGCCGTAAAG tcTGCTGCATCTTGTTACATTGAACTGATTGTCAAGGAAAGTGATAACAATGTAAAGCTTATTGTGCTGGACAGGCTGATTGCTCTGAAAGATAATCCATCCCAGGAAAAAGTCCTTAGG GAACTTGTTATGGACATCCTTCGTGTCTTGTCTTCCCCCGACCTTGAAGTGAGGAAGAAGACCTTACAGCTTGTGCTTGATCTGGTCACTTCACGCAACATACATGAG GTTGTTGCTGTTTTGAAGAAGGAAGTGACCAAAACCCACAATGAAAGTGAACATGAAGATATTGGTGGATATAGACAG ATGCTGGTTCGCACTCTTCACACTTGCAGCGTCAAATTTCCTGATGTGGCTGTTTCTATTGTCCCACTG CTGATGGAGTTCCTTGGTGATACAAATGAGCAGGCAGCCTTTGATGTTCTGCTGTTTGTGAGAGAGGCAGTTCAGCGCTTTGAACAGCTGAAGCCAGTGATCATGGAGAAGTTGTTGGAAAATTTCCACACTATAAAGACTGTTAA GATTCATCGTCATGCCTTGTGGATCATGGGTGAATATGCAATCAGCAAGCAAGACATTTTGGATGTCATGGATGAGATCAAGAAGGGATTAGGAGAA GTTCCCATTGTTGATGATGAAATGAAACGAGCTGCAGGCGACGTCCCGGAGG GGTCTGATTCAGCTCTGTCCCCTCAGAGTGTCGGAGGGCGGCGTCTGGTGACAGCTGATGGAACATATGCTACCCAGAGTGCACTCAGTGCCCCTGGTCTTACTTCCCTGCTGAAAAAGGATGAGGAAAAGAG GCCTCCCTTGCGTCAGTACTTGCTGGATGGTGAGTTTTTTGTGGGAGCAGCCATTGCTTGTACGTTGACAAAGCTTGCACTGCGTTATCTGGACATTGAAGAGAACAAGGAAAGACAAAAT GTATTATGTGCCAACTGTATGCTCATCATGGCCAGCATTTTGCACCTTGGAAAGTCTGGTATACCAAAGAAG GTTATCACAGATGACGATGTTGACCGCATCTCTTTGTGTGTGCGTGTGGTCGCTGAGCGTGTCCCTCTCATGAAGAATATCTTCACTGTCGAGTGCCGCAACTCGCTGTCTTCCATGCTGGATGCTAACAAGAGGGGAGAGGACGAAAAAGTTAACAAG atTGATTTGGACAAGGTTCTCTCAGTTCAGGTGGATGACCCTATACCCTTCATGCAGTTGCTAGCCAAGTCTGATTCTGGAATCTCAGAA GATCAGTTTGCATTGGCCCTGTCACAAGCGGTTGGTTCTGTTGGTGGAAAGAAGGAAGATGAACTGGTTGGCTCTAAACTCAACAAG GTTGCACAGTTAACAGGCTTCTCTGACCCAGTCTACGCCGAGGCCTACGTGAATGTGAATCAATATGACATTGTGCTGGACTTGCTGATTGTGAATCAGACATCAGACACGCTGCAAAACGTTACTCTCGAGTTGGCGACGCTTG GTGATCTGAAGCTGGTTGAGAAGCCACAGCCCATTATGTTAGGACCAAATGACTTCTCTAACATCAAG GCGAACGTCAAAGTGTCATCAACGGAAAATGGCATCATTTTTGGCAACATAG TGTATGATGTCTCGGGCGGCACTGGAGATCGTAACTGTGTTGTGTTGAATGACATTCACATTGACATCATGGATTACATCGTGCCGGCTACCTGTACCGATTCAGATTTTAGGCAAATGTGGGCTGAGTTCGAGTGGGAGAACAAG GTAACAGTCAACACGAACATTACCGACCTGAGGGAATACTTGGATCATTTGATTGCTTCAACAAACATGAAATGTTTAACACCAGAGAAG GCTTTAGCGGGGGAGTGTGGTTTTATGGCAGCTAATCTCTACGCTCGAAGTATATTTGGAGAAGATGCTTTGGCCAACGTGTCAATCGAGAAACCAAGCAACCAATCAGGGCCTTCGGTTACTGGTCACGTGCGCATCCGAGCGAAGAGCCAG ggaATGGCGCTTAGTTTAGGAGACAAGATCAACCTATCTCAGAAAAAGACAACTAAGTAG